From Vallitalea longa, one genomic window encodes:
- a CDS encoding LacI family DNA-binding transcriptional regulator produces the protein MDKSKRVTSMDVAREAGVSRATVSYILNNVQGVSIKDTTKKKVIQAAKKLGYYPDSMAVALKTNKAMSIGIVSRRNISEQRYVKFLDGIKSVLEDQYSIILCSDHTDDFGYPEYYSYYKRKKIDGILFLSYHEHIFEEKIDDYIRMSISEKIPMVFADYHLNNPMVNCVDINYYHGAYMAANYLINNGHKKIVYLTPDFNTKQEEQRIKGIEYAVKEYEDVTLIRRDILTSNEEEKEAIIDILSNRNDYSAIITSWTKMAYTVLYQAQKLKIDIPDEISVIALAGSNFDEYTYPRLCTCNLPLYSLGQKSAKRLIEMLEDTNTLPLNITLPCELKERDSIRSI, from the coding sequence ATGGATAAATCTAAAAGAGTAACTAGTATGGATGTTGCAAGGGAGGCTGGAGTTTCTAGAGCTACAGTTTCTTATATATTGAATAATGTGCAAGGCGTAAGTATAAAAGATACTACTAAAAAGAAAGTAATACAAGCAGCAAAAAAATTAGGGTATTATCCTGATTCAATGGCAGTAGCTTTGAAAACCAATAAAGCTATGTCCATAGGTATTGTATCTAGAAGGAATATATCTGAACAAAGGTATGTGAAATTCTTAGATGGTATTAAGTCTGTATTAGAAGACCAGTATAGTATCATTTTATGCTCAGACCATACAGATGACTTTGGATATCCAGAATATTATAGTTACTATAAACGCAAGAAAATAGATGGGATATTGTTTCTGTCATATCATGAACATATATTCGAAGAAAAGATTGATGACTATATACGTATGTCAATATCAGAAAAAATACCAATGGTGTTTGCAGATTATCATTTGAATAATCCTATGGTTAATTGTGTTGATATCAATTATTATCATGGAGCATATATGGCTGCTAATTATTTAATAAATAATGGTCACAAGAAGATTGTATATTTGACACCTGATTTCAATACCAAACAAGAAGAACAACGTATAAAAGGAATAGAATATGCTGTAAAAGAATACGAAGATGTAACATTAATTAGAAGAGATATATTAACAAGTAATGAAGAAGAAAAAGAAGCGATTATTGATATTCTTAGTAATAGAAATGACTATTCTGCAATAATTACTTCATGGACCAAAATGGCTTATACAGTTTTATACCAGGCCCAAAAACTTAAAATAGATATACCAGATGAAATATCAGTAATAGCTTTAGCAGGTTCTAATTTTGATGAATATACTTATCCAAGGTTATGTACATGTAATTTACCTTTATATTCTTTAGGACAAAAAAGTGCTAAAAGATTGATAGAGATGTTGGAAGATACCAATACATTACCACTCAATATTACATTGCCTTGCGAGCTAAAAGAAAGAGATTCTATTAGATCAATATAA
- a CDS encoding YibE/F family protein produces MSVITILLIILFLLMVIVGGDRGLRSFFTLCFNFLVFFIMVILIANKFNPLIITIIMCIIISSITLFYINGVNKKTIASLISVTIVVLFTTLITYSMGMGAKIQGFGKEQYDSISSLSVYIKLNFTSIIICEILIGLLGAVIDVSISISSSMNEIYNNNSLITKKSLFNSGMNIGKDIIGTMTNTLLFAYISGFMALIIYFSSLNYTLADIINNKIFCSEVYQILCSGIGIILIIPITALITSEILYKNQ; encoded by the coding sequence ATGAGTGTGATAACTATTTTATTAATAATATTATTTTTATTGATGGTTATAGTTGGAGGAGATAGAGGATTAAGATCTTTTTTTACACTTTGCTTCAATTTTCTAGTGTTTTTTATCATGGTTATACTTATTGCCAATAAATTCAATCCTCTTATAATTACTATAATTATGTGTATAATAATAAGCTCCATAACTCTATTCTATATAAACGGTGTTAATAAGAAAACTATAGCATCATTGATTTCTGTTACCATAGTTGTTTTATTTACAACTCTTATTACTTATTCAATGGGAATGGGTGCAAAAATACAAGGATTTGGAAAAGAGCAGTATGATTCCATTTCTTCATTATCAGTATATATAAAACTTAATTTTACTAGCATCATAATATGTGAAATATTAATAGGTTTATTAGGAGCAGTAATAGATGTATCAATATCAATTTCATCATCAATGAATGAAATATATAATAATAATTCATTAATAACTAAGAAGAGTTTATTTAATTCAGGAATGAATATTGGAAAAGATATTATTGGAACAATGACAAATACACTGTTATTTGCATATATAAGTGGCTTTATGGCTTTGATTATATACTTTAGCTCACTTAACTATACATTAGCAGATATAATTAATAACAAAATATTTTGTTCAGAAGTTTATCAGATATTATGTAGTGGAATAGGGATTATACTTATTATTCCTATAACAGCTTTAATTACATCTGAAATTCTATATAAGAATCAATAG
- a CDS encoding YibE/F family protein: MFSKLRDKDNVKNTALFCQKHIFNKKNRCFYIRAIVLIVIGILCYYFVANNDNYYNRTIAKIISVSETEGNTKYIKNQQILAIIMNGNHKGEELKLKNTTSYSKISDLEYNVDDRIFVSITEDENNKIISSYISGYKRDKYLAYIAIIFAVLILLIGGFKGFKSLTSVIINILIFYSVIKLYMNGCNLWVITSVMSIIFIIISILIVSGINKKSLCAIVGTIISIIITMIITAIVVISTKSKGIYYEEMEFLMTSPDKIFFIGLMIGTIGGIMDIAITMSSSINELYYKNPDIDKKVLIKSGMEIGKDVMATMANTLVFVYISGSIPIILFWLRNRLSLSYIINIGINLEIIRALVGSIGVVISIPITMYISVILLKNSKIGVSDE, translated from the coding sequence ATGTTTAGCAAATTACGGGACAAAGACAATGTTAAAAATACAGCATTATTTTGTCAAAAGCATATTTTTAATAAAAAGAATAGATGTTTTTATATAAGAGCTATTGTATTAATTGTTATTGGTATACTTTGCTATTATTTTGTGGCTAATAATGACAATTACTATAATAGAACTATAGCAAAAATCATATCAGTTAGTGAAACTGAAGGTAATACTAAATACATAAAAAATCAACAAATACTAGCGATTATAATGAATGGTAATCACAAAGGTGAAGAATTAAAACTTAAAAATACGACATCTTATTCAAAAATAAGTGATTTAGAATACAATGTAGATGATAGAATATTTGTTTCTATAACCGAAGATGAAAACAATAAGATCATATCTTCATACATATCAGGTTATAAACGTGATAAATATCTAGCATATATTGCAATAATATTTGCTGTATTGATATTATTAATTGGTGGATTTAAAGGATTCAAGTCTTTAACAAGTGTCATAATAAATATTTTAATCTTTTATAGTGTAATTAAGTTATATATGAATGGGTGTAATCTATGGGTTATTACATCTGTGATGAGCATTATATTTATAATCATATCTATATTAATAGTAAGTGGAATCAACAAAAAATCCCTTTGTGCAATAGTTGGTACAATAATTAGTATTATTATTACTATGATAATAACTGCTATAGTTGTAATATCCACTAAATCAAAGGGAATTTATTATGAAGAAATGGAATTCCTTATGACATCTCCTGATAAAATATTTTTTATAGGACTTATGATAGGTACAATAGGAGGAATAATGGATATTGCCATAACTATGTCATCATCAATAAATGAATTATATTATAAAAATCCTGATATAGATAAAAAAGTCCTAATTAAATCTGGAATGGAAATTGGAAAAGATGTTATGGCTACTATGGCTAATACGTTAGTTTTTGTATATATCAGTGGTAGTATTCCAATTATTTTGTTTTGGTTAAGAAATAGACTTTCTCTTTCGTACATAATTAATATTGGAATCAATCTTGAGATTATAAGAGCTTTAGTTGGAAGTATTGGTGTTGTTATAAGTATCCCAATAACTATGTATATATCTGTTATACTTCTAAAAAATAGTAAGATTGGGGTGAGTGACGAATGA
- the nikA gene encoding nickel ABC transporter substrate-binding protein produces the protein MKKIISILLITMLFTVSLAGCSKSEDNEKSVSNDNATNDTAKKDNADNEEKATEDAQKDELVIAWASDLDNFGPLTSEDGYSHEILGLVYESLLKYDGKKAVPNLAESYEATPDGKEYTFKLRQDVKFSDGLPLNAEAVKKNMDGILQNADRFSWMGAIGKLDKVELVDNYTIKFVYKEPYYAATLDMCSQFPIRMISPDSIPDDGNTANILKSSIGTGPYVLTEAVKDQQYVFTVNDNYWGDKPAYQKVIVKVIPDHDSRVMALQSGDVDLIYGAKQLSYEAYAQFTDNKKIGTACSESESETRSILMNTANEVLKDMDVRKAILFGVNKKDIIGTVLLDIENKADTILNPLLKYCDVEVESYEYNKEEACKILEEAGWTLPEGKTIREKDGNKLSLSLMYVTGRGAEESIAQVFAAQMKEIGIDVELDGVELMVWGSRGFEGDFDLSFNATYAAPYDPHTYIGGMMSYSLDNPAQQGLEDKKELDEKILKLFSINDEKEIKDCYDSILKQLHESAIYIPISYQKQIALYNKEVISTVEFPSIPGQLDMMLIR, from the coding sequence ATGAAGAAAATTATAAGTATTTTACTAATAACAATGTTATTTACAGTATCATTAGCAGGTTGTTCAAAATCTGAGGATAATGAAAAATCTGTATCAAATGATAATGCTACTAATGACACAGCTAAAAAAGATAATGCAGACAATGAAGAAAAAGCTACTGAAGATGCACAAAAAGATGAACTAGTAATTGCTTGGGCCAGTGATCTAGACAATTTTGGTCCACTTACATCAGAAGATGGATATAGTCATGAAATACTAGGGCTTGTATATGAATCATTATTAAAATATGATGGTAAAAAAGCAGTTCCTAATTTAGCAGAAAGTTATGAAGCTACTCCTGATGGAAAAGAATATACTTTTAAACTAAGACAAGATGTGAAATTCTCAGATGGGCTTCCATTAAATGCTGAAGCAGTTAAAAAAAATATGGATGGAATACTACAAAATGCAGATAGATTTTCATGGATGGGAGCTATCGGTAAATTAGATAAAGTTGAATTAGTAGACAATTACACAATAAAATTCGTATACAAAGAGCCTTATTATGCTGCAACTCTTGATATGTGTTCTCAGTTTCCTATAAGAATGATAAGTCCTGATTCTATACCAGATGATGGTAATACAGCTAATATTCTAAAAAGTAGTATTGGTACAGGACCTTATGTATTAACTGAAGCTGTGAAGGATCAACAATATGTATTTACAGTAAATGATAATTATTGGGGAGATAAACCAGCCTACCAGAAAGTTATAGTAAAAGTAATACCGGATCATGATTCAAGAGTGATGGCGTTACAAAGTGGTGATGTGGATCTTATATATGGTGCGAAACAATTATCATATGAAGCTTATGCACAGTTTACTGATAACAAAAAGATTGGAACAGCTTGTTCTGAAAGTGAATCAGAAACCAGAAGTATCTTAATGAATACAGCAAATGAAGTATTAAAAGATATGGATGTCAGAAAAGCTATATTATTTGGAGTTAATAAAAAAGATATTATAGGAACAGTGCTATTAGATATAGAAAACAAAGCAGATACAATATTAAATCCATTATTGAAGTATTGTGATGTAGAAGTTGAATCTTATGAATATAATAAAGAAGAAGCTTGTAAAATCTTAGAAGAAGCAGGATGGACATTACCAGAAGGTAAAACAATCAGAGAAAAAGATGGGAATAAACTTTCATTAAGTCTCATGTATGTAACAGGTAGAGGTGCAGAAGAAAGTATCGCTCAAGTTTTTGCTGCTCAAATGAAAGAAATTGGAATTGATGTAGAATTAGATGGTGTAGAATTAATGGTTTGGGGTTCTAGAGGATTTGAAGGTGATTTTGATCTTTCGTTCAATGCAACTTATGCAGCTCCTTATGATCCACATACATATATCGGTGGTATGATGAGTTATAGTCTAGATAATCCTGCACAACAAGGATTAGAAGATAAAAAAGAGTTGGATGAAAAAATATTAAAGCTTTTTTCCATAAATGATGAAAAAGAGATTAAGGATTGTTATGATAGTATATTGAAACAACTACATGAAAGTGCAATATATATACCGATATCATATCAAAAACAAATAGCATTATATAATAAAGAGGTTATATCAACGGTAGAATTTCCTAGTATACCTGGTCAATTAGATATGATGTTAATAAGATAG
- a CDS encoding ABC transporter ATP-binding protein has product MIEIKNLSRKFRNNIILDNVSFKIKYRQSISIVGESGSGKSTIANILLGFYKENTAEIYYQGRSLNEFNSNDWKNYRKNIQPVFQDAKNSLDPRMKVKDIIAEPLCNFTRLSKEDRYSKVNEILELVDLKSEDGEKYPYAFSTGQQKRINLARAIICNPKIVILDELTSGLDPEIKNNIMDLIKRLQEDYNITFIVITHDISVAMSLTSHIIILKEGMVVEDVIHSNDISNLKTSYAHELIEAVPKLKYIELIKMSV; this is encoded by the coding sequence ATGATTGAAATAAAGAATCTTAGTAGGAAATTTAGAAACAATATAATACTTGATAATGTTAGTTTTAAAATAAAATATAGACAAAGTATATCAATAGTAGGAGAAAGTGGTAGTGGAAAATCTACTATTGCCAATATTCTATTGGGTTTTTACAAAGAAAATACAGCTGAAATATATTACCAAGGAAGGTCATTGAATGAATTTAATAGTAATGACTGGAAGAATTACAGGAAGAATATACAACCAGTTTTTCAAGATGCTAAGAATAGTCTGGATCCTAGGATGAAAGTAAAAGATATTATAGCAGAACCTCTTTGCAACTTTACTAGACTAAGTAAAGAAGATAGATATAGTAAAGTTAATGAAATATTAGAACTTGTTGACCTTAAGTCGGAAGATGGAGAGAAGTATCCTTATGCATTTAGTACTGGGCAGCAAAAACGGATTAATCTGGCAAGAGCGATAATATGTAATCCCAAAATAGTAATCCTTGATGAATTAACTTCTGGTCTTGATCCTGAAATAAAAAATAATATAATGGACTTGATAAAAAGACTTCAAGAGGATTATAACATCACATTTATTGTCATAACACATGATATAAGTGTAGCCATGAGTTTAACATCTCATATTATTATTCTCAAAGAGGGCATGGTTGTTGAAGATGTAATACATTCCAATGATATATCCAATCTTAAGACAAGTTATGCTCATGAATTAATAGAGGCAGTACCAAAACTAAAATATATTGAACTTATTAAAATGAGTGTATAG
- a CDS encoding ATP-binding cassette domain-containing protein has translation MNQFVIEDLIVGSAARKLVDSVNLSVEEGEIIAITGKSGSGKTLTFMGATGLLTSKELTVTGKIKWNSEYYTPSEMNTFLGKEISYVMQNPMTAFNPVITIGSHCRETLMEHLKVSKKEADKIVIDWFYKLNLNDTKRVYKSYCYELSGGMLQRVMLALAMAVGSKMIIADEPTTALDTITQKKILSEFIRINKEYGVTIIFISHDFGIISQIANHIAVISDGKLIEYGSTEKILTAPEKELTIKMLKELCV, from the coding sequence ATGAATCAGTTTGTAATTGAAGATCTAATAGTGGGTAGTGCAGCTAGAAAATTGGTTGATTCTGTTAACTTATCTGTTGAAGAAGGAGAAATTATTGCAATAACAGGTAAATCAGGTAGTGGAAAAACCTTAACATTCATGGGTGCTACAGGGTTACTAACTTCAAAGGAATTAACAGTAACTGGCAAAATCAAATGGAATAGTGAATATTATACTCCTAGTGAGATGAATACTTTTTTGGGAAAAGAAATATCTTATGTCATGCAGAATCCTATGACTGCTTTTAATCCTGTTATTACCATTGGTTCACATTGCAGGGAAACTCTAATGGAGCATCTTAAGGTAAGTAAAAAAGAAGCAGACAAGATTGTAATTGATTGGTTTTATAAGCTTAACCTGAATGATACGAAAAGAGTATATAAAAGTTATTGTTACGAATTAAGTGGTGGTATGTTACAAAGGGTTATGTTAGCTCTAGCAATGGCAGTAGGGAGTAAGATGATAATAGCTGATGAACCAACAACAGCTCTTGATACCATAACCCAAAAAAAGATATTGTCAGAATTCATAAGAATCAATAAAGAATATGGAGTAACCATTATTTTCATATCCCATGACTTTGGAATAATTAGTCAAATCGCTAATCATATAGCTGTAATATCAGATGGGAAGCTTATTGAATATGGAAGTACAGAGAAAATACTGACTGCTCCAGAAAAAGAATTAACCATTAAAATGCTAAAGGAACTATGTGTATGA
- a CDS encoding ABC transporter permease encodes MINKFIKNKKCKVGLIIILAIIIFGVIYPIVSPNDPYAVSSADKYIVSSTRFPLGTDSFGRCVLTRIAVGTKYSLLVSFVIIGAISVISLLIGTIPAYYGGKYDRAFVAVCDVIMAFPQMIFVLVLIGILGKGIGNLMISMIISQWAWYAKFVRGYVLEEKNKGYVKAAIASGTKSYKIILRHIIPNILPAFIVYVSVGMGRVILELSAFSFLGLGVSPEIPEWGAMLNENRKCIFTHPELMLYPGLFIFFTAMAFNLLGDGLRDIFDHRKEGVNESVCN; translated from the coding sequence ATGATAAATAAATTCATTAAAAACAAAAAGTGCAAAGTTGGTTTAATAATCATTTTAGCAATCATTATTTTCGGTGTCATTTATCCTATTGTTTCACCAAATGACCCATATGCGGTATCATCAGCAGATAAGTACATAGTATCATCAACAAGATTTCCACTTGGTACAGATAGTTTTGGAAGATGTGTACTGACAAGGATTGCTGTAGGGACTAAGTACTCGCTCTTAGTATCTTTTGTCATAATAGGAGCAATTTCTGTTATCAGTCTATTAATAGGAACAATTCCTGCTTATTATGGAGGAAAATATGATAGGGCTTTTGTTGCTGTATGTGATGTGATTATGGCTTTTCCACAAATGATTTTTGTCCTCGTTCTCATTGGAATATTGGGAAAGGGTATTGGTAATCTAATGATTTCTATGATTATATCCCAATGGGCATGGTATGCAAAATTCGTTAGAGGTTATGTGTTAGAAGAAAAAAACAAAGGTTATGTAAAAGCAGCCATAGCGTCCGGTACCAAGAGTTATAAAATAATCTTACGTCATATAATACCTAATATCTTACCTGCATTTATAGTATATGTAAGTGTTGGTATGGGACGTGTAATATTAGAGCTTTCTGCATTTTCTTTCTTAGGTCTTGGAGTAAGTCCAGAGATTCCTGAATGGGGAGCAATGCTCAATGAAAATAGAAAATGTATATTTACCCATCCAGAGTTGATGCTTTATCCTGGACTGTTTATATTTTTCACAGCTATGGCTTTTAACTTGTTAGGGGATGGATTGAGAGATATATTTGACCACAGAAAGGAAGGCGTAAATGAATCAGTTTGTAATTGA
- a CDS encoding ABC transporter permease translates to MENTKQLKIIRFLIKRIVLLVLVLLAITILCFTLLNLSPIDATDAYIHKHMMPPTEETVQKIQMKLGLDKPLGVRYVLWLKNALTLNFGDSFVSGKPVINEISICCTRTIKLVLGAVLIMLFLSVVLGILSAIKKDKIVDQIVRVVTLMGMSLPSYWIGFMLIYLFSIKLEILPFIFNDSFSSYILPSFTLAIPFIATYTRMVRTNILERIEEDFVVYARARGISTSKIMLKHILKSSSVSLISLLGQNIGNILAGTAVIETVFSIKGLGRYGIDAIFTRDNPAINAYVVIIAFCFVFVNLLSDVAAMKLDKRVGENSLL, encoded by the coding sequence ATGGAAAATACGAAGCAACTAAAGATAATAAGATTCCTTATAAAAAGAATTGTTTTATTAGTATTAGTACTTCTAGCTATAACTATATTATGTTTTACCTTACTGAATTTATCACCGATAGATGCTACAGATGCATATATACATAAACACATGATGCCGCCTACAGAAGAAACTGTTCAAAAGATACAGATGAAGTTAGGTCTTGATAAACCACTAGGGGTAAGGTATGTCTTATGGTTGAAAAATGCTTTAACTCTTAATTTTGGAGATTCGTTTGTATCAGGTAAACCAGTCATAAATGAAATATCAATATGTTGTACTAGGACTATTAAATTAGTACTGGGTGCAGTGTTGATTATGTTGTTTTTATCTGTAGTACTGGGGATATTGTCGGCAATTAAGAAGGATAAGATAGTTGATCAGATTGTCAGAGTAGTTACATTGATGGGCATGTCCCTTCCTTCATACTGGATCGGATTTATGCTTATATATCTTTTCTCGATCAAGTTAGAGATATTACCATTTATATTCAATGATTCTTTCAGTTCATATATTCTGCCGAGTTTTACGTTGGCTATACCTTTTATAGCTACCTATACCAGAATGGTTAGAACTAATATATTGGAAAGGATAGAAGAAGATTTTGTTGTTTATGCAAGAGCAAGAGGGATATCTACATCCAAGATTATGTTGAAGCACATATTAAAAAGTTCAAGTGTATCATTGATTTCTCTTCTAGGGCAGAATATTGGTAATATCTTAGCAGGTACTGCAGTTATAGAGACGGTATTTTCTATCAAAGGATTAGGGAGATATGGAATAGATGCTATATTTACAAGAGATAATCCAGCTATTAATGCATATGTTGTCATAATTGCTTTTTGTTTTGTATTTGTCAACTTATTATCAGATGTAGCAGCGATGAAATTAGACAAAAGAGTAGGTGAAAATAGTTTATTATGA
- a CDS encoding ABC transporter ATP-binding protein: MLHSIKRILDLSGKYKSKVKKGILLGILESIFSCAPLLFMLFFIRDMINEELTATNILIYTGTFSISILIQFLFHYKETATISSVGYEVIDQKRKDIAMFLKKIPMGDFVGKSLGEINAIVTNELTQIELYAMQLVSKVISSITILVITIIFLGILNIPMTIAFFVGFPVSFVINKLSHKMYIKSANTKIEAESYLINNTVEYTQGVATVKAYNNGRNHSERMKGVFKEFANKTIKADAKVIPLLQGYALFMYLGFGVVLSLGTYLLMNNKIDFSVFLMFAVIGVHIYQPFEILSSYSGTLKAMEVSLDRLEYLMKFRPLKEPKEDVKADNFSVEYQDVTFGYTKEPILRNLSFKAKENTTTAIVGASGSGKTTLIQLMMRFWDIDKGNIKIGGRNIYDYKIETLMKYISVVFQDNYLFNDTIYNNIIYGNENAKKEDIIKAAELACCHKFIKTLPNGYDTMVGEGGSTLSGGERQRIAIARAIVKDSPIIILDEATSGVDPINEVEIQRAISELVKGKTVFTIAHKLSSITDADQIIVLDQGQLKEKGTHEELTKKEGIYKSLWERQLGVNKWKIRSN, translated from the coding sequence ATGTTGCATTCAATAAAAAGAATCTTGGATCTATCAGGTAAGTATAAATCGAAAGTGAAAAAGGGAATATTGTTAGGAATTCTTGAAAGTATATTCTCTTGTGCGCCACTACTGTTCATGTTATTTTTTATTAGAGACATGATTAATGAAGAGCTAACAGCTACTAATATATTAATATACACTGGGACATTTTCAATAAGTATATTGATACAGTTTTTGTTCCATTATAAAGAAACAGCAACAATCAGCAGTGTTGGATATGAAGTGATTGATCAGAAAAGAAAAGATATAGCAATGTTTCTCAAAAAAATTCCTATGGGAGATTTTGTTGGTAAAAGCTTGGGAGAAATCAATGCAATAGTGACTAATGAACTTACTCAAATAGAGTTGTATGCTATGCAGTTGGTTTCTAAGGTTATAAGTAGTATAACAATACTTGTTATCACAATTATATTTTTAGGAATACTCAACATTCCTATGACAATAGCTTTTTTCGTAGGATTTCCTGTTTCGTTTGTGATTAATAAATTATCCCATAAGATGTATATAAAATCGGCTAATACGAAAATAGAGGCAGAAAGTTATTTGATAAACAATACTGTAGAGTATACTCAGGGTGTTGCAACTGTAAAAGCCTATAATAATGGTAGAAATCACTCAGAACGAATGAAAGGTGTTTTCAAAGAATTTGCTAACAAAACCATTAAAGCGGATGCAAAAGTGATTCCATTACTACAGGGATATGCATTATTCATGTATCTCGGGTTTGGGGTTGTATTATCACTTGGAACTTATTTATTGATGAATAACAAAATAGATTTCAGTGTATTTCTTATGTTTGCTGTTATTGGAGTACATATATATCAACCTTTTGAAATTTTATCTTCTTATTCAGGAACATTAAAAGCTATGGAGGTGAGTTTAGATAGATTGGAATATTTAATGAAATTCAGACCTCTTAAGGAACCAAAGGAAGATGTCAAGGCAGATAACTTCAGCGTAGAATATCAAGATGTGACTTTTGGTTATACCAAAGAGCCCATACTTAGAAATCTTTCTTTTAAAGCTAAGGAAAATACCACAACAGCTATTGTAGGGGCATCTGGTAGTGGTAAAACTACACTAATACAACTTATGATGAGATTCTGGGATATAGATAAAGGCAATATCAAAATAGGAGGAAGAAATATATATGATTATAAAATTGAGACATTGATGAAATATATTTCTGTAGTGTTTCAAGATAATTATCTTTTCAACGACACGATTTATAACAATATAATATATGGAAATGAAAATGCCAAAAAAGAAGATATAATAAAAGCGGCAGAATTAGCTTGTTGTCACAAATTCATAAAAACCTTACCTAATGGTTATGACACTATGGTAGGTGAGGGCGGTTCTACCTTATCAGGAGGAGAACGTCAGAGAATCGCTATTGCAAGAGCTATTGTAAAGGATTCACCTATCATTATTTTAGATGAAGCTACAAGCGGTGTCGATCCTATTAATGAAGTAGAGATACAAAGAGCGATATCTGAATTGGTAAAAGGAAAGACTGTATTTACTATTGCTCATAAATTATCATCTATAACTGATGCAGACCAGATTATAGTATTGGACCAAGGACAGTTGAAAGAAAAAGGTACTCATGAAGAACTAACTAAAAAAGAAGGTATATATAAGTCCTTATGGGAACGTCAGTTAGGAGTAAACAAATGGAAAATACGAAGCAACTAA
- a CDS encoding ATP-binding cassette domain-containing protein, with translation MGKPNASDKEIMRVAKLASCTELIEEKGLDTIIGGTDVKLSGGEKQRIAIARAILKDAPIIILDEATASSDAENQMEIQKAISNLAKNKTVLVIAHRLSTIENADKIIVLSKGHIKEQGTHSELLLHKGLYENMYMKYQESLNFKIRSKEVS, from the coding sequence ATGGGTAAACCAAATGCTTCGGATAAAGAGATTATGAGAGTGGCAAAACTGGCATCGTGTACAGAGTTGATAGAAGAAAAAGGTCTAGATACAATTATTGGAGGAACGGATGTAAAATTATCTGGTGGTGAGAAACAAAGAATAGCTATAGCAAGAGCAATACTAAAAGATGCACCTATAATCATTTTGGACGAAGCTACTGCTTCTTCTGATGCAGAGAATCAAATGGAAATTCAAAAGGCTATATCTAATCTTGCTAAAAACAAAACGGTGCTTGTTATAGCCCATAGATTATCAACTATAGAAAATGCAGATAAAATAATAGTACTTTCAAAGGGACATATAAAAGAGCAGGGAACTCATTCCGAATTATTATTACACAAAGGATTATATGAAAATATGTATATGAAATATCAAGAATCCCTTAACTTCAAAATCCGTTCAAAGGAGGTAAGTTAA